From Pseudomonas putida, one genomic window encodes:
- a CDS encoding MlaD family protein, with the protein METRAHHVLIGLVTVLVVAGAMLFGLWLTKSSVDDAFKDYEVIFNEAVSGLSRGSPVQYNGIKVGDVTSLRLDPKDPRRVLARVRLSGDTPVKEDTQAKLTLAGVTGNSFIQLSGGTPKSPELKGENGKLPVIIASPSPISQLLNDSSDLVTNINLLLHNANQMFSETNIDRLSNTLANLEQTTRAFTNQKGGIPQVMDQLAQVGKQANATLAETQALMRNANTLLGTQGKQAIGSAEQAMQSLAASTATINSLLNDNRESIDDGAQGLNQLTPAIRELRETLNSLKGISRRLEADPSGYLLGRDNNKEFQP; encoded by the coding sequence ATGGAAACCCGAGCTCATCACGTCCTCATCGGCCTGGTCACCGTGCTGGTGGTGGCCGGTGCCATGCTGTTTGGCCTGTGGCTGACCAAGTCCAGCGTCGACGACGCGTTCAAGGACTACGAAGTGATCTTCAACGAAGCCGTTTCAGGGTTGTCCCGCGGCAGCCCCGTGCAATACAACGGCATCAAGGTCGGTGACGTGACCAGCCTGCGCCTGGACCCCAAGGACCCGCGCCGGGTGCTGGCCCGGGTTCGCCTGAGCGGCGATACGCCGGTCAAGGAAGACACTCAGGCGAAACTTACCCTCGCCGGCGTCACCGGCAACTCATTCATCCAGCTCAGCGGCGGCACACCGAAAAGCCCCGAGCTCAAGGGAGAGAACGGCAAGTTGCCGGTGATCATCGCCTCGCCCTCGCCCATCTCGCAATTGCTCAATGACAGCAGCGACCTGGTAACCAACATCAACCTGCTGCTGCACAACGCCAACCAGATGTTTTCGGAAACCAATATCGACCGCCTGAGCAACACCCTGGCCAACCTGGAACAGACCACCCGTGCGTTCACCAACCAAAAAGGTGGCATTCCCCAGGTCATGGATCAGCTGGCGCAGGTCGGCAAACAGGCCAACGCCACGCTGGCCGAAACCCAAGCGCTGATGCGCAATGCCAACACCTTGCTCGGCACCCAGGGCAAGCAGGCCATCGGCAGCGCCGAGCAGGCCATGCAATCGCTGGCCGCCAGCACTGCGACCATCAACAGCCTGCTCAATGACAACCGTGAGTCCATCGACGACGGCGCGCAAGGCCTCAACCAGCTGACACCGGCCATTCGCGAACTGCGTGAAACCCTCAACTCACTCAAGGGCATTTCCCGGCGCCTGGAAGCTGACCCCAGCGGCTACCTGCTTGGCCGCGACAACAACAAGGAGTTCCAGCCATGA
- a CDS encoding ABC-type transport auxiliary lipoprotein family protein, which translates to MKLSLRLLALTAALSLSAACSILPQQEPVDIYRLAVNQPSHSATPVPWSLRLNKPLASEVLAGPRIAVIPEGNVVSSYKGARWSDPVPLLVRNRLLDGFQRDGRVQRLSADDSNLQADYELAGELQAFQSEYQPNGTVEVVIRYDARLVQGRSQRILASKRFEVRQPLADPQVSAVVAGFGAANDRLVAQVVNWTVAQSDQAQAKNQ; encoded by the coding sequence ATGAAGCTGTCGCTGCGCCTGCTGGCCCTGACGGCCGCGCTGAGCCTGTCTGCCGCCTGCTCGATACTGCCGCAGCAGGAGCCTGTGGATATCTACCGGCTTGCGGTCAACCAGCCCAGCCACAGTGCGACACCGGTGCCTTGGTCGTTACGCTTGAACAAGCCGCTGGCAAGTGAAGTGCTGGCCGGGCCACGCATCGCGGTGATCCCCGAGGGCAACGTGGTCAGCAGCTACAAAGGCGCCCGCTGGAGCGACCCGGTGCCGTTGCTCGTCCGCAACCGCCTGCTCGATGGCTTCCAGCGTGACGGGCGTGTGCAGCGCCTGAGCGCCGACGACAGCAACCTGCAGGCCGATTACGAACTGGCCGGTGAGCTGCAGGCGTTTCAGAGCGAGTACCAACCGAACGGTACGGTGGAGGTCGTGATCCGCTATGACGCGCGTCTGGTTCAGGGGCGCAGCCAGCGAATCCTTGCCAGCAAGCGCTTCGAGGTACGTCAGCCGCTGGCAGATCCACAGGTATCGGCCGTGGTGGCCGGCTTCGGCGCGGCCAACGATCGACTTGTCGCGCAGGTGGTGAACTGGACCGTTGCGCAAAGCGATCAGGCTCAGGCAAAGAACCAGTAG
- a CDS encoding nucleoside recognition domain-containing protein has protein sequence MLNGLWLGFFLVAAVSALAQWLLAGNAGIFAAMVESIFAMAKLSVEVMVLLFGTLTLWLGFLKIAEQAGIVEWLAKVLGPLFARLMPEVPPGHPALGLITMNFAANGLGLDNAATPIGLKAMRALQELNPSSTTASNAQILFLVLNASSLTLLPVTIFMYRAQQGATDPTLVFLPILLATSVSTLVGLLSVAVMQRLRLWDPVVLAYMIPGALLLGGFMAFLGTLSAAALASLSSVLGNLTLFGVIMLFLVIGALKRVKVYEAFVEGAKEGFDVAKSLLPYLVAMLVAVGVLRASGALELALDGIRHVVNWMGMDTRFVEGLPTALVKPFSGSAARAMLIETMQTHGVDSFPALVAATVQGSTETTFYVLAVYFGAVGIQRVRHAVGCALLAELSGVIAAILVCYWFFA, from the coding sequence ATGCTGAACGGCCTTTGGCTTGGCTTTTTCCTGGTGGCGGCCGTATCGGCCCTGGCCCAATGGCTGCTGGCCGGCAATGCCGGCATTTTCGCGGCGATGGTCGAAAGCATCTTCGCCATGGCCAAGCTGTCGGTCGAAGTCATGGTCCTGCTGTTCGGCACCCTTACCCTCTGGCTGGGTTTCCTCAAGATCGCAGAACAGGCCGGTATCGTGGAATGGCTGGCCAAAGTGCTTGGCCCGCTATTCGCCCGGCTGATGCCAGAAGTACCGCCCGGGCACCCGGCACTGGGCCTGATCACCATGAACTTTGCTGCCAACGGCCTGGGCCTGGACAACGCCGCTACGCCGATCGGCCTGAAAGCCATGCGCGCCCTGCAGGAGCTCAACCCCAGCAGCACCACCGCGAGCAATGCACAGATCCTGTTTCTGGTGCTCAATGCCTCATCGCTGACCCTGCTGCCGGTGACCATCTTCATGTACCGCGCCCAGCAGGGCGCTACTGACCCGACCCTGGTGTTCCTGCCGATCCTGCTGGCGACCAGCGTCTCGACCCTGGTCGGGCTGCTGTCGGTGGCGGTGATGCAGCGCTTGCGCCTGTGGGACCCGGTGGTGCTCGCCTACATGATCCCGGGTGCGCTGTTGCTGGGCGGCTTCATGGCCTTCCTCGGTACCCTGTCGGCTGCGGCGCTGGCCAGCCTCTCATCCGTACTCGGCAACCTCACGCTGTTTGGGGTGATCATGCTGTTCCTGGTGATCGGTGCGCTGAAGCGGGTGAAGGTGTATGAAGCTTTCGTCGAAGGCGCCAAGGAAGGGTTCGACGTGGCCAAGAGCCTGTTGCCCTACCTGGTGGCCATGCTGGTCGCCGTTGGTGTGCTGCGCGCCTCCGGTGCCCTGGAGCTGGCATTGGATGGCATTCGCCATGTGGTGAACTGGATGGGCATGGACACCCGCTTCGTCGAAGGCTTGCCAACCGCATTGGTCAAGCCGTTCTCCGGCAGTGCGGCGCGGGCGATGCTGATCGAGACCATGCAGACCCATGGCGTGGACAGCTTCCCGGCACTGGTAGCGGCCACCGTTCAGGGCAGCACTGAAACCACGTTCTACGTGCTGGCGGTGTATTTCGGCGCTGTCGGCATCCAGCGCGTACGCCATGCAGTCGGTTGCGCCTTGTTGGCCGAACTGTCCGGTGTCATTGCTGCCATCCTGGTCTGCTACTGGTTCTTTGCCTGA
- the gltP gene encoding glutamate/aspartate:proton symporter GltP encodes MKKAKLSLAWQIVIGLVLGVAIGALLNHFSAEKAWWISNVLQPAGDIFIRLIKMIVVPIVISSLIVGIAGVGDAKKLGSIGLKTIIYFEVVTTIAIVVGLVLANLFHPGAGIDMSTLGTVDISKYQATAAEVQHEHAFIETLLNLIPSNIFAALMRGEMLPIIFFSVLFGLGLSSLQADLREPLVRTFQGVSETMFKVTHMIMNYAPIGVFALIAVTVANFGFSSLLPLAKLVLLVYFAIAFFAFMVLGLVARLFGFSVIKIMRIMKDELILAYSTSSSETVLPRVIEKMEKYGAPKSICSFVVPTGYSFNLDGSTLYQSIAAIFIAQLYGIDLSWSQQLLLVLTLMVTSKGIAGVPGVSFVVLLATLGSVGIPLEGLAFIAGVDRIMDMARTALNVVGNALAALVIARWEGMYDAAKGEQYYASLIADKKEAALVGETAKR; translated from the coding sequence ATGAAGAAGGCAAAACTGAGCCTCGCCTGGCAGATCGTCATCGGTCTGGTCCTGGGCGTTGCAATCGGCGCGCTACTGAACCATTTCAGTGCGGAAAAGGCATGGTGGATCAGCAACGTTCTCCAGCCCGCCGGTGACATCTTCATTCGCCTGATCAAGATGATCGTCGTCCCGATCGTGATTTCTTCGCTGATCGTGGGCATCGCCGGGGTTGGCGATGCGAAGAAACTGGGCAGCATCGGCCTGAAGACCATCATCTACTTCGAGGTGGTCACGACAATCGCCATCGTTGTCGGCCTGGTCCTGGCAAACCTGTTCCACCCGGGCGCCGGCATCGACATGAGCACCTTGGGCACCGTGGACATCTCCAAGTACCAGGCGACCGCCGCCGAGGTGCAGCATGAGCATGCGTTCATCGAAACCCTGCTGAACCTGATTCCGTCGAACATCTTCGCGGCGCTGATGCGTGGCGAGATGCTGCCGATCATCTTCTTCTCGGTGCTGTTCGGCCTGGGCCTTTCCAGCCTCCAGGCAGACCTGCGCGAGCCACTGGTGCGCACCTTCCAGGGCGTGTCGGAGACCATGTTCAAGGTCACCCACATGATCATGAACTACGCCCCGATCGGCGTATTCGCCCTGATCGCCGTGACGGTCGCCAACTTCGGTTTCAGCTCGCTGCTGCCGCTGGCCAAGCTGGTGCTGCTGGTGTACTTCGCCATCGCCTTCTTCGCCTTCATGGTGCTGGGCCTTGTAGCCCGCCTGTTCGGCTTCTCGGTAATCAAGATCATGCGCATCATGAAAGATGAGCTGATCCTGGCCTACTCCACGTCCAGCTCCGAGACCGTGCTGCCGCGCGTCATCGAGAAGATGGAAAAGTACGGTGCACCGAAGTCGATCTGCTCGTTCGTGGTACCGACCGGTTACTCGTTCAACCTCGACGGCTCTACCCTGTACCAGAGCATCGCGGCGATCTTCATCGCCCAGCTGTACGGCATTGACCTGTCCTGGAGCCAGCAATTGCTGCTGGTGCTGACCCTGATGGTGACCTCCAAGGGTATTGCCGGTGTGCCGGGCGTATCGTTCGTGGTCTTGTTGGCGACCCTGGGCAGCGTGGGCATCCCGCTGGAAGGCCTGGCCTTCATCGCAGGTGTCGACCGCATCATGGACATGGCGCGTACCGCGCTGAACGTGGTCGGCAATGCCCTGGCTGCACTGGTGATCGCGCGTTGGGAAGGCATGTACGACGCCGCCAAGGGCGAGCAGTACTACGCCTCGCTGATCGCCGACAAGAAGGAAGCGGCGCTGGTTGGCGAGACCGCCAAGCGCTGA
- a CDS encoding inhibitor of vertebrate lysozyme family protein, which produces MSRKLCNAIAAALLLGSSALAMAANDGQVRVDQLLGSDPEYRETWQDAIEGEERLPDWVINLTGSAQEQMSAVTEDGDKYLVGPLCESKDNCTYKRLIVAFSWDKDDAYGMLVEVPEGLPSDKSPTRHAQYRWLGEPDEGMQAMLKEQLKRDPNWY; this is translated from the coding sequence ATGAGCAGGAAGCTCTGCAACGCCATCGCTGCGGCCCTGCTGTTGGGTAGCAGCGCACTGGCGATGGCGGCCAATGATGGCCAGGTCAGGGTCGACCAGCTGCTTGGTTCTGACCCTGAATACCGGGAAACCTGGCAGGACGCGATCGAAGGCGAGGAACGCCTGCCCGACTGGGTGATCAACCTGACGGGCAGTGCGCAGGAGCAGATGTCTGCAGTGACCGAGGATGGTGATAAATACCTCGTCGGCCCGCTGTGTGAATCCAAGGACAACTGCACCTACAAACGCCTGATCGTAGCGTTCAGCTGGGACAAGGATGACGCCTACGGAATGCTGGTAGAGGTCCCCGAAGGCCTGCCGAGCGACAAGTCTCCCACCCGCCATGCGCAGTATCGTTGGCTGGGTGAGCCGGACGAAGGCATGCAGGCGATGCTGAAGGAACAGCTCAAGCGTGACCCGAACTGGTACTGA
- a CDS encoding DUF1328 domain-containing protein, with protein MLSWAITFLIIAIIAAVLGFGGIAGAATGIAKILFIVFLVLFVASFFFGRGRG; from the coding sequence ATGCTGAGTTGGGCTATCACTTTCCTCATCATCGCCATCATCGCCGCTGTACTGGGCTTCGGTGGTATCGCCGGCGCTGCCACGGGTATCGCGAAGATCCTGTTCATTGTCTTCCTGGTCCTGTTCGTAGCCTCCTTCTTCTTTGGACGTGGTCGAGGTTGA
- a CDS encoding BON domain-containing protein: MSFTTRTAVLAASLLSICGPAFADPLQDARLEGSLQTALALNRMLNPFRIEVEVDGKRARLTGEVENEVERQLAEHVAQATRGIEQIDNQLQVNPGLVERPLELRAYAQRLEDATLAAVIRARLLWSRTTEKAPIEVQSSEGVITLRGKVDSAEAKDLAGVIARTTDGVYLVNNLVSLDSAAMAQARETPVGVSTAAQPTDSWVIDKIQTSLRFSRNLDGLNIRVASDQGMVRLSGEVVSSEQKTIAVEIARQIIGVRGVDADLLKVATKVEG; this comes from the coding sequence ATGTCCTTTACCACTCGAACGGCTGTGTTGGCAGCCAGCCTGTTATCCATTTGCGGCCCAGCGTTCGCTGATCCGCTTCAGGACGCGCGCCTGGAGGGCTCGTTGCAGACGGCGCTGGCGCTCAATCGCATGCTCAACCCGTTTCGCATCGAAGTCGAGGTGGATGGAAAGCGGGCACGCCTGACAGGGGAGGTCGAGAATGAGGTCGAGCGTCAGCTGGCCGAACACGTCGCGCAGGCCACTCGGGGCATCGAACAGATAGACAACCAGTTGCAGGTCAACCCCGGCCTGGTAGAGCGCCCGCTCGAATTGAGGGCTTACGCTCAGCGTCTTGAGGATGCCACATTGGCTGCCGTCATCCGTGCGCGGCTGTTGTGGAGCCGTACGACAGAGAAGGCGCCTATCGAGGTGCAGAGCAGTGAGGGTGTGATTACCCTGCGCGGCAAGGTCGACAGCGCTGAAGCCAAGGACCTGGCCGGTGTGATAGCGCGTACCACGGACGGTGTGTACCTGGTCAACAACCTGGTCAGTCTGGATTCGGCTGCCATGGCCCAGGCTCGCGAAACGCCTGTGGGGGTGTCCACCGCGGCGCAGCCAACCGACAGTTGGGTGATCGACAAGATCCAGACCAGCTTGCGCTTCAGCCGCAACCTTGATGGGCTGAACATTCGGGTAGCCAGTGATCAAGGCATGGTGCGGCTGTCCGGTGAGGTGGTCAGCAGCGAGCAGAAAACCATCGCTGTCGAGATCGCGCGCCAGATCATTGGAGTGCGGGGGGTGGACGCCGATCTGCTGAAGGTGGCCACCAAGGTTGAAGGATGA
- the algB gene encoding sigma-54-dependent response regulator transcription factor AlgB: MESAQDNQGRILLVDDESAILRTFRYCLEDEGYSVATANSAAQAEALLQRQVFDLCFLDLRLGEDNGLDVLAQMRIQAPWMRVVIVTAHSAIDTAVDAIQAGAADYLVKPCSPDQLRLATAKQLEVRQLSARLEALEGEIRKPKDGLDSHSPAMMAVLETARQVATTDANILILGESGTGKGELARAIHSWSKRTRKACVTINCPSLNAELMESELFGHTRGAFTGASESTLGRVNQADGGTLFLDEIGDFPLTLQPKLLRFIQDKEYERVGDPVTRRADVRILAATNLNLEEMVREGRFREDLLYRLNVITLHLPPLRERSEDILTLADRFLARFVKDYARPARGFSDEARAALLNYRWPGNIRELRNVVERASIICPQERVEIVHLGMGEQPASNAPRVGAALSLDELERAHIGAVLAASDTLDQAAKTLGIDASTLYRKRKQYNL; this comes from the coding sequence ATGGAATCAGCCCAGGACAACCAAGGCCGTATTCTGCTCGTGGATGACGAGTCCGCGATCCTGCGTACCTTCCGCTACTGCCTCGAAGATGAGGGCTACAGCGTGGCCACGGCCAACAGTGCCGCGCAGGCCGAAGCCTTGCTCCAGCGCCAGGTGTTCGACCTGTGCTTCCTCGACCTGCGCCTGGGTGAAGACAACGGCCTGGATGTCCTGGCACAGATGCGCATTCAGGCACCGTGGATGCGGGTGGTGATCGTCACGGCGCATTCGGCCATCGACACTGCGGTCGACGCGATTCAGGCCGGTGCCGCCGACTACCTGGTAAAACCCTGCAGCCCCGACCAGTTGCGCCTGGCCACTGCCAAGCAGCTGGAAGTCCGCCAGTTGTCGGCACGCCTGGAGGCGCTCGAAGGTGAAATACGAAAGCCCAAGGACGGCCTGGACTCGCACAGCCCGGCAATGATGGCCGTGCTGGAGACCGCACGCCAGGTGGCGACCACCGATGCCAACATCCTCATCCTTGGCGAATCGGGCACCGGCAAGGGCGAACTGGCCCGCGCGATTCACAGCTGGAGCAAGCGCACACGCAAGGCTTGCGTGACCATCAACTGCCCGTCGCTGAACGCCGAGCTGATGGAGAGCGAACTGTTCGGCCACACCCGCGGCGCGTTCACGGGCGCCAGTGAAAGCACGCTGGGCCGCGTCAACCAGGCCGATGGTGGCACGCTGTTCCTCGACGAGATCGGCGATTTCCCTCTGACATTGCAGCCCAAATTGCTGCGTTTCATCCAGGATAAAGAGTATGAGCGGGTGGGCGACCCTGTCACCCGGCGCGCCGATGTGCGCATCCTCGCGGCGACCAACCTGAACCTGGAAGAGATGGTCCGCGAAGGCCGCTTCCGTGAGGACTTGCTCTACCGCCTGAACGTCATCACCTTGCACCTGCCGCCCCTGCGCGAGCGCAGTGAGGACATCCTTACCCTGGCCGATCGCTTCCTCGCCCGGTTCGTCAAGGATTACGCGCGACCTGCGCGCGGCTTCAGCGACGAAGCCCGCGCCGCACTGCTCAATTACCGCTGGCCGGGCAATATTCGCGAACTGCGCAACGTGGTCGAACGCGCCAGCATCATCTGCCCCCAGGAGCGCGTGGAAATCGTCCACTTGGGTATGGGCGAGCAACCGGCAAGCAACGCGCCCCGTGTAGGTGCGGCGCTGAGCCTGGATGAACTGGAGCGGGCCCACATAGGCGCGGTGCTGGCAGCCAGTGACACACTGGACCAGGCCGCCAAGACCTTGGGTATCGATGCCTCGACCCTGTACCGCAAGCGTAAGCAGTACAACCTATGA
- a CDS encoding KinB sensor domain-containing domain, whose protein sequence is MRWPMKLRTRLFLSISALITVALLGLMLGLVSVLQMTAAQQASVHNTTHVLEIGLKLRQNLGEQLMLILDAQTSPQSLRALQDNFQDLLDQGLAQGGERTGFSKASSNYQAFLSAYRQSPAPANSMGADQPLGAAFNQVRTDLIDSHKLAIDYITRSEQMSRDRALLVSGVLGLTGLVVLMLGFFTAHNIARRFGQPIEALAKAADQLGQGNFDVTLPVSQAIEVNQLTRRFGVMAEALRKHQETNVDELLAGQQRLQAVLDSIDDGLLIIDRQGHLEHLNPVAQRQLGWSNNRLGSPLAEALQRPELEQQLRQVLRGGSLDRPPEDLSIEVDDESRLLSYSLTPVSHPQGPILGAVMVLHDVTEQRAFERVRSEFVLRASHELRTPVTGMHMAFGLLRERVKFPPQARENDLMETISEEMQRLTQLINDLLNFSRYQSGLQKLELAPCAIDELLERAQVRFSEQASVKQIELIKALEPPLPRIQADIAQLDRVLDNLLHNAIRHTASGGRIRLHARRHAERVIISVEDNGEGIAYGQQGRIFEPFVQVGRKKGGAGLGLALCKEIVQLHGGRMGVFSRPGQGTQFYMALPV, encoded by the coding sequence ATGAGATGGCCGATGAAGCTGCGTACGCGGCTCTTCCTCAGCATTTCAGCGCTGATAACAGTCGCTCTGCTGGGCCTGATGCTGGGTTTGGTCAGCGTCTTGCAAATGACCGCCGCCCAGCAAGCGTCGGTGCACAATACCACCCATGTTCTGGAAATAGGCTTGAAGCTACGGCAGAACCTGGGCGAGCAGCTGATGCTGATCCTCGATGCGCAAACTTCGCCCCAGAGCCTGCGAGCGCTGCAAGACAATTTCCAGGACCTGCTTGACCAAGGGCTCGCACAAGGCGGTGAACGTACCGGCTTCAGCAAGGCCAGCAGCAACTACCAGGCCTTCCTGAGTGCCTATCGCCAAAGCCCTGCCCCGGCAAACAGCATGGGTGCCGACCAGCCACTGGGCGCCGCGTTCAACCAGGTGCGCACCGACCTGATCGATTCGCACAAGCTTGCCATCGATTACATCACCCGCAGCGAACAGATGTCACGCGACCGCGCTTTGCTGGTCAGTGGTGTACTCGGCCTGACGGGCTTGGTTGTGCTGATGCTCGGCTTCTTTACCGCACACAACATCGCCCGCCGCTTCGGGCAACCCATCGAAGCCTTGGCCAAGGCCGCAGATCAACTCGGCCAAGGTAACTTCGATGTCACCTTACCCGTCAGCCAAGCCATAGAAGTCAACCAGCTGACCCGCCGCTTCGGGGTGATGGCAGAGGCGTTGCGCAAGCACCAGGAGACCAATGTCGATGAACTGCTGGCTGGCCAACAACGCCTGCAGGCTGTGCTCGACAGCATCGACGATGGCTTGCTGATCATAGACCGCCAAGGCCACCTGGAGCATCTCAACCCAGTCGCCCAGCGCCAGCTCGGCTGGAGCAACAACCGCCTGGGCAGCCCTTTGGCAGAAGCGCTGCAGCGCCCAGAGCTGGAGCAACAGCTGCGTCAGGTGCTGCGTGGCGGCAGCCTGGACCGTCCACCTGAGGACCTGAGCATAGAGGTCGATGACGAGTCACGCTTGCTGTCCTACAGCCTGACCCCGGTCAGCCACCCGCAAGGGCCGATCCTCGGCGCCGTGATGGTGCTGCACGATGTGACCGAGCAGCGCGCGTTCGAACGTGTGCGTAGCGAATTCGTGCTGCGCGCCTCACATGAACTGCGTACGCCGGTCACCGGCATGCACATGGCCTTCGGCTTGCTGCGAGAACGCGTGAAGTTTCCACCGCAGGCGCGTGAAAATGACCTGATGGAGACCATCAGCGAGGAAATGCAACGCCTGACCCAGCTGATCAACGACCTGTTGAATTTCTCTCGCTACCAGAGCGGCCTGCAAAAACTCGAACTCGCCCCCTGCGCCATCGACGAACTGCTCGAACGTGCCCAGGTACGGTTCAGCGAGCAGGCATCGGTCAAGCAGATCGAGCTGATCAAGGCGCTGGAGCCACCGCTGCCTCGGATCCAGGCCGACATCGCCCAACTGGATCGGGTGCTCGACAACCTGCTGCACAACGCCATTCGGCATACCGCCAGCGGCGGGCGAATCCGTCTCCATGCGCGACGCCACGCGGAACGCGTCATCATCAGCGTGGAGGACAATGGCGAAGGCATTGCCTACGGACAGCAGGGGCGCATTTTCGAACCCTTTGTGCAGGTCGGGCGCAAAAAGGGCGGGGCCGGGCTGGGGCTGGCATTGTGCAAGGAAATCGTGCAATTGCACGGCGGCCGCATGGGGGTCTTCTCCCGGCCTGGACAGGGGACGCAGTTCTACATGGCCCTTCCGGTCTGA